TTTGATGCATTTTCATTTGCCTGTCTTCTTAACTCTTCTACTTTTGATAATGATTCATTGTACTTAGTATAAAGTTCTACTACTAAGTCAACATCCGCTTCCATAAATCTGTTTTTTACGTTGGCTTTTACAGCTTCAACATTGTCTCTAATAAATTTCAAATCTAACATAATGCATATAATACATTAATTATGTTATTATTGAAAATATGAAAAAGATTATTTTAATTATATTTCTTAGTGTAGGGTATCTCTATTCAGACTCTATATACTTATCAAATGGTAATGTGATAAAGGGATCAATAATTTTCATGGACAAGGATTTAGCTAAAATAGAGACAGCTGATGGAGTGCTTGAAATAGAAAAAAAAAGAATTGTTCGTGGAGAGTTTTTTGGAGATGGGAATGAACTAAGTGGAGATCTTGTTTTTGAATTTTCAATTGATGGTAATATAAAGGATACATCTGGTAGTGGTTATAAGATTAAGACAAAAAGTATCCCATATACAGAGGATGTATTAAATGATGAAAACGGAGCTCTACTATCAAAGGGTGGAGGTGAGTATTTCTATATTGAGGATAGTAAAACTATAAGTGATATTGAAGAGTTTACAATTGCAATGAGTTTCTATCCTATAGATACAACAGAGCAGAGCTATCTGATATCTAACTGGCAAAATACATATAAGAATAGAAAGGCTGAGGGAAGATTCTCTCTATCTATATTAAATAAAACTGTTGTTCTATTTGTTGTGGATAGTAATGGGTATTATCAGAGTATTGCCGCTAGTGATGTCCTAATATTGAAAGAGTGGAACAGTATCGCTATGAGATTTGGTTCCGGGAAGATGTCTCTATATGTAAATGGAAAAACAGTTGCTGAAAACACAATTCCTACCCAGACTCTTTTAAAGGGGGAGTGGCCACTCTATTTTATGACAGCAAAATATGTAAAAAATCGAGTAGAGGATTATAAAAAATATAATATAAAAGGAAAGCTTGACAAAATTCGGATGTGGGACTCTACTTTATCGGATAATGAGCTTAATTTACTCTATTAGCTATAGTATTTAATGTTCAAACCACCTATACTAAGTTTAAATTACTCTAAGGATGTATAGTGGAAGAGAAAAAAACTTTTAGAGACCTAGGTCTTTCAGAAGAGATTTTACAAGCGATTGAGAAGAAAGGATTTGAAGAACCGTCACCAATACAGGCGTTAACAATACCTATCCTCTTAAAGGGAGATAAGAATATCATTGGTCAAGCACAAACAGGAACTGGTAAAACAGCTGCCTTTGGTCTACCAATATTAGATACTCTTACAAGTAGTAACAATAAGAATGTTCAAGCGTTAATATTAGCACCAACTAGGGAACTTGCTGTTCAAGTTAGTGATGAGTTAATATCATTAAAAGGTGAAAAGCGTTTGAGTGTTGCAGCAATCTATGGTGGACAAGCCATGGGCGAACAACTAAGACGTTTAAGACGGGGAGTAGACATCGTTGTCGGAACTCCGGGGCGAGTTCAAGATCATATCAATCGTGGTAGTCTAGATCTTTCCAACCTTAGTTATTTAATTTTAGACGAAGCAGATGAAATGTTAAATATGGGATTTGTTGATGATATCGAAAAGATCCTAGAAACAGTAAACGAAGATAAAAAAATGTTACTGTTCTCTGCAACAATGCCATCGAAGATTCAACAAATTGCCAAAAAATATATGGGTGATTATGAGCTGTTTAAGGTAAAAAACAGGGATTTAACTTCCGACTTAACAGAACAAATATACTTTGAAGTAAATAGAAGTGATAAATTTGAAGCTCTGTGTAGAATCGTTGATATCGAGGAAGAGTTTTTTGGTATAGTATTCTGTAGAACCAAAGTGGATGTAGATGATGTTTCCCAAAAGTTATCAGAGAGGGGTTACTCTTCTGGAGCACTTCATGGAGACATTTCTCAAGCTATGAGGGAGAGAATTCTATCCCAATTAAAATCAAAGCAGATTAATATTTTAGTTGCAACTGATGTAGCTGCTAGGGGTATTGATGTAAATCATTTATCCCATGTTATTAACTACTCTCTACCCCAGGATGCCGAATCTTATGTACATAGAGTTGGTAGAACAGGTAGAGCAGGAAACGAAGGTACAGCAATAACATTTGTTACTAAAGATGAGTATAGAAAATTACTCTATATTCAGAGAGTTTCTGGAAAGAATATCAAGAAAGATGAGATCCCAGGGGTTGATAAAATTATTTCAACTAAGAAAGATCGAATAATGAAAGAGATATTAAAATCCCTAGAGACTGGGGATGATGTAAGCTCAACCTTTAAGGAAATGGCGTTAGAACTACTACAGGAGAGCGAAAATCCTGTTGATGTTATAGCATCAGTCTTAAGCCAAGCCTTTGGTGACGATCTAGATGAAAGTAACTATAACGAGATAAGAAAAATCAATATGAAGAGAAGTGGTACAACTAGACTATTTGTAGCTAAGGGTCGTCAAGATGACTTTACAGCTAAGTCTTTAGTTGAACTAATTACTTCTGAGACAAGTATTCCAGGAAAGAGATTAGACTCTGTTCAGATATTTGATCAGTTCTCCTTTGTAACAGTACCATTTGAAGATGCTGAAGAGATTATTTTAGCCTTTAAAAATGCAGGACGTGGTAATAGACCATTAGTTGAGCAGGCTAAAGAATCAAAAGGTGGTTCCGGTGGTGGTGGTCGTCGTGGTGGCGGTGACAGAAATCGAGGTGGAAACCGAGGTGGATATAAAGGTGGTGGAAACCGAGAAGGTGGAAACCGAGGTAGTCGAAACTACGGTTCTAACAGAGGTGGCAACAGAAGTGGTGGCAACCGAAACAGTGGACGAGGAAGAGACTAGGCCTTCAACAACCCGACATAATTTGTCGGGTTTTTTTATATAATTAAAAGTGTAAGTGGAATTGTAAATAGGGATAATATAGTTGACAGTATCATTATAGAAGATGTTAGTTTTTCATCTAAGCCGATCATATCTCCTAATACTACAGTCATAACAGCAACAGGCATTGTTGACTCCAATAAAATACTATTTCTAGATATCGGGTCTGATATCCCTAATATTTTAATTACAAAGTAAGCCACAATAATACCTAATATTGGTCTTAGTACAACTGGTAGTATAGATAGTTTCAAGTTTTTATAACTGTCACCAAATGATATTCCTAATCCAACACTAAATAGGATAAGGGTTACTGTCATATCCCCTAAACTAACAAAAGTTTTTAGTAGGGGTCCATAAATAGTAATGTTAAAATAATTAAACAGTATGCCAAGGAGTAAAACAGTCGATGGAATAATCATATTTAATCGATAGTTTTTTACATCTAACTTGCCATCAATTTTAAGAACTTTAGATATAATAAAGGTTCCTAAATAAATAATAGGCCACCAAAGTGTTGTAAAAAACATACCTCTAGCTAAACCAGCTTGTCCCATAGCTCCATCAAGAACAGCCCAACCCATGTAACCGTAGTTTCCAAAGGCTATAGCTATAATATATGCAGCTTTTAACTTTTTATCTTTAACCCGTATAAGAATGTAGGATAATAATATAAGAAGTGTAGTTAAGAGAATAAAGGATAAACTTAATGGTATAATCTCTTTTACTGTTTCAAGTTTTAAGTTTAACATAGATATAAAAATTCTACATGGTACCGCAACTCTAACAACAAACATTTTAAGATTGCTGTTTATACTAGAATCGAGATAGTTTAAATGAACAAGTATGTAACCTAAAATTATAGGTATAAAAAGTACAGCTAATGTATTAATCATATAGCTCTAAAAGTTTTTTTATACCTTCTCCAGCTCTTCCTCTATGGGATACTCTATTCTTCTCCTCATCACTTAATTCCGCTGCTGTTTTATTAAAATCTGGAACATAAAAAATAGGATCATAACCAAATCCTCCCTCTCCATACTCCTTAGTTGTAATTACCCCATTAAATGATTCTTGAACGGTAAAAATTCTATTTTTATCAAGTATTAAAACCATACAGCATATAAAAGAAGCATCTCTGTTTTTAACAGTTTCGAGATTTTTTAATAGTAGAGCATTTTTCTCTTTTGAGCTTAACTCTCTGCCAAACTCTCTCTCTCCATATCTTGCTGAGTGTATACCGGGGGCTCCATTAAGATAATCTACAGATATCCCTGAATCATCAGATAAAACAGGCATACCCCCAGATAACTTAAAAAGTGCTTTAGCCTTTAATAACGCGTTTTCTAGATAGGTGTCCCCTGTCTCCTCTACATCCATCTCTAACCCTAGAT
Above is a genomic segment from Thiospirochaeta perfilievii containing:
- a CDS encoding AEC family transporter; its protein translation is MINTLAVLFIPIILGYILVHLNYLDSSINSNLKMFVVRVAVPCRIFISMLNLKLETVKEIIPLSLSFILLTTLLILLSYILIRVKDKKLKAAYIIAIAFGNYGYMGWAVLDGAMGQAGLARGMFFTTLWWPIIYLGTFIISKVLKIDGKLDVKNYRLNMIIPSTVLLLGILFNYFNITIYGPLLKTFVSLGDMTVTLILFSVGLGISFGDSYKNLKLSILPVVLRPILGIIVAYFVIKILGISDPISRNSILLESTMPVAVMTVVLGDMIGLDEKLTSSIMILSTILSLFTIPLTLLII
- the rdgB gene encoding RdgB/HAM1 family non-canonical purine NTP pyrophosphatase; protein product: MKILLASGNEHKKEELNCILSDHTLVLPKDLGLEMDVEETGDTYLENALLKAKALFKLSGGMPVLSDDSGISVDYLNGAPGIHSARYGEREFGRELSSKEKNALLLKNLETVKNRDASFICCMVLILDKNRIFTVQESFNGVITTKEYGEGGFGYDPIFYVPDFNKTAAELSDEEKNRVSHRGRAGEGIKKLLELYD
- a CDS encoding DEAD/DEAH box helicase — encoded protein: MEEKKTFRDLGLSEEILQAIEKKGFEEPSPIQALTIPILLKGDKNIIGQAQTGTGKTAAFGLPILDTLTSSNNKNVQALILAPTRELAVQVSDELISLKGEKRLSVAAIYGGQAMGEQLRRLRRGVDIVVGTPGRVQDHINRGSLDLSNLSYLILDEADEMLNMGFVDDIEKILETVNEDKKMLLFSATMPSKIQQIAKKYMGDYELFKVKNRDLTSDLTEQIYFEVNRSDKFEALCRIVDIEEEFFGIVFCRTKVDVDDVSQKLSERGYSSGALHGDISQAMRERILSQLKSKQINILVATDVAARGIDVNHLSHVINYSLPQDAESYVHRVGRTGRAGNEGTAITFVTKDEYRKLLYIQRVSGKNIKKDEIPGVDKIISTKKDRIMKEILKSLETGDDVSSTFKEMALELLQESENPVDVIASVLSQAFGDDLDESNYNEIRKINMKRSGTTRLFVAKGRQDDFTAKSLVELITSETSIPGKRLDSVQIFDQFSFVTVPFEDAEEIILAFKNAGRGNRPLVEQAKESKGGSGGGGRRGGGDRNRGGNRGGYKGGGNREGGNRGSRNYGSNRGGNRSGGNRNSGRGRD
- a CDS encoding LamG-like jellyroll fold domain-containing protein; its protein translation is MKKIILIIFLSVGYLYSDSIYLSNGNVIKGSIIFMDKDLAKIETADGVLEIEKKRIVRGEFFGDGNELSGDLVFEFSIDGNIKDTSGSGYKIKTKSIPYTEDVLNDENGALLSKGGGEYFYIEDSKTISDIEEFTIAMSFYPIDTTEQSYLISNWQNTYKNRKAEGRFSLSILNKTVVLFVVDSNGYYQSIAASDVLILKEWNSIAMRFGSGKMSLYVNGKTVAENTIPTQTLLKGEWPLYFMTAKYVKNRVEDYKKYNIKGKLDKIRMWDSTLSDNELNLLY